A segment of the Salminus brasiliensis chromosome 5, fSalBra1.hap2, whole genome shotgun sequence genome:
TATGCTTCTTTACTTTCAGCATGTCCTTTCAAAGCCAGTCCTTTGTTGGTCGTTCAAAGTTCAAATTCCATGTcccaactgtagagggagccacAGAGCAAGCAATACCAATTCTTgcttaatgctgctttaaatgtgtCTTGTTCTCTGTACAGTCTATTGAGAAAACCTTTGAGTCCACATGTCAGAGCAGTGGAAAGTGGAGTCCTGTCAAAAACTGTAAACGTGAGTCAGGTTACACATATAAGTATTATAATGatatagtattaataattataGCAATCCATATCTTCCCATAAATATTCAGAacatttattttagttcatcAAAAATATAGATAATACCTCCTTTTCcctaatcatatttatttagatgtatatataatttacaaCATAAGGAAGTTGTTGTTTGAGCtcaataaaatgattaaatattcattattcAAATTAACATCACACATCTCAAGATGTTTAAACATGATGTTTCTCACAAAAACATGCTAGATGCCTCATATTAACcccaaaatgtgtcctccacagcGGTGGACTGTGGTGTTCCTGAACTTCCAGATCTGATGACCCTAACGGAGAAGAATCCACTTACAACATACAAGCATAATATCAGCTTAAAATGTGAATCAGAATTCTACCAACTGTTTGGACATGGTAAATACtgtggcatgtgtgtgtgtacacacacagtatattgtACACGTACCATGTCTGCTGGAAGCGAGATATTCTGTTGATTGCAGCTTGTCTCTGTCCTCTTTACCCAGAAAATTACACTTGCAATGCAAATGGATTCTGGGAATCAAATGGAGAGATTCTTTCGGCTGAGGCAGATTTGCCCAAATGTCTACCAGGTATTATAATCCAGTATTATAACCAACCAAATCTTCCTTCTGGTTTCCTTTCCAACATCTTAATGAGGCATTTTGAAAGAATCTCACTCTTTATCTTGTCCTTTCCCATTCTTCAACATCTATCAGTGTGTGGAATGAGTAAAGAAGTCTTTTCTGCTGGACGGGTTTTTGGAGGAAAGAAGGCCAAACTGGGACAGATACCCTGGCAGCTTCTGATTAAACAGCCTATGCGAGGAGGTGCTTCTCTAATCAGTGACCGCTGGGCTCTCACAGCTGCTCATGTTGTGGATGGACATGAAACCAGAGCACTGACATTCTATGGAGGAATGATTGATGGACTTGATAAAAATGCAGTTGCAATGCAAACTGAGAAGATCATTATTCATCCAGGCTATAACAAGGTGAGCACAGATACAGAGCAGTTAAACTATGATAATGACATTGCCTTGGTAAAGATGTCTGCCAGGGTGCCACTTAGTCACAATATCAGGCCAGTGTGTCTGCCAGAGAAAAATGTTGGGCCAGCAATGGAGGGAAAGACGGGAACTGTCTCAGGATTTGGTGCAGTCTCAGAGGATCGTATGAAGAGTAAATATTTGCAGTACGCTCATTTGGAGGAATATTTAGAAGTTCCTTGCTTTTCAACCGATCTGAAGGTCACTGACAACATGTTCTGTGCTGGTGGAGATGGGGCGGATGCTTGTAAAGGTGACAGTGGTGGTCCGCTAGTCCTTCCTGTGGTGGGAATCGGGTCTCCAGTAAAGCCATACCGACTCAAAGGTATCGTGTCATGGGGTCCTGCTAAATGTGGAGATAAAGAATTTAAGGGCTATTACACCAAAGTGCAGAACTACCTGGACTGGATCAGAgaaactgtggagaagaactaaCACCAGAGTCATCAAAACATTAAATACAATTCCATTTTAAATGAGCTTGTGTAGTAAGTGTTTTGGtatttgtgtgtaattatgattaTTGAAATGCATGTTTAGACCATCAGCATGTGTAAAAtcttacaacacacacaaaaacaccaaaatgcaataaaagatttacattacattcagtTGTTATAGAGTTTTTAATAACTTTTTATAAAGAAAGTTCTTAAATGCAACAGGTATTATGggaaattacattattacttacattatctctctctctctctctgtagtaattttaagacattttattgttatttcaaCATAATGTAACTTTACTAAACCCCAAAATcaaaaattaattattaatttataaaaGTATCCCAGAATACATTCTTCATCAGAGGACACAGACATGTGCTCCTCTGCAGATCATGTAATTGATTGACGTGACTAATGAGGGGTCATACACCTAAATACATTAGTTCAGATATAGATATTTATAGATATTAGACAGATATTTATGGCCAAAGCTTCTACACTTGACACAAGCATTCAGTTGCACACAAACAGCATGTATAGTCTTTATAGAAAGAAAAAGCACTGTTTGACTTGCCTTGGATGCATCGGGAGGTTACTCGAGTGGACTTGGCACAGCCCAATAACCTAGAATGCATTCCACAGTATGGGAATGGCTAGGCAAGGAAATACTACCTTTGATCAACAGGAACTTGAAATATGTGTTAAAAATCCAGTTCAGGCTCAACAGTCTACTGTTTACTGGCCTCCTCAGACCCTCTCTCTGTGCCTCCAGCTGAAATTCATCAGAATCTGCACACCTTCAGCAGCACTGAGCCATAGTTTTCTCTACGTCAAACATTTGGTTATGGACCCTTTTTTTTCCAAAGTGAAACTTGCCTTATTACTTCTTATCCTCTGATAACCTGTTCACACACTGGTTTTGACTCTTAGACTGTTGTTCTGGATAATGTGTTGTTGTTGAAGTTTTGGATTGGCATTAAAGTTTGCCATCACTGTGAGTCCAGCCTCTATGAGCAATTTGGGCTTTTAGAGACACAAAACAGAAGAAACTTTATAGCAAAGTGTTTTACAATGGAACGTTCTTTGTCAGAGCTGCACCTCCAACAGAGTCTACCACTtctcacttttttcttttgcCAAGTCAAACAAAACTTTTAGACTTTCAGACTCAGGTTTGCTCGCTCCTGCATTTGTAAACTGCACGGCTTTTTAATACATGTAGAACAGTTGGACACACTAAACATACATCCCAGACAAGCACTTCTGTACACTTCCATCATGAGCAGAATAAAGCTAATAGTGAGGTAAGTGACTTACTACTAACTTATGGGGGTTCTAGCTCTTAATGTTTATtctgtatattaaaaaaaaactacttcaTTTggtctcgatctctctctctctctctctctctctctctctctctctctctctctctctctctctgtagtctgatatggttgagtgtgtgtgagtgcaaaGTAGCAAAGTATGGTCATGTTCAGTCCCCACTCTACCCTGAGCCCTATCCTGTTGGTCTCTATATGCATTGGTACCTAAAAGTTCCTCATGGATACAGAATCCAGCTCACCTTCAATCACCTGGACTTGGAGCCTTCTGTTAACTGCTCCAAGGACTCTCTCACAGTAGGTTGTGCATTATGGTTTACTGTGTTAATCAATGGCTTTTTCTACAGCAGGGTTGCCATACGCACTGTTTCTTTTGTTAACAAGGTTCTGCATGACCGGGAAGTTCTGGGGAAGTTCTGTGGCCGGAAGTCTACCTTTACACATCACACTGGCAACAGGCCCATCTTGTCCCCTGGAAACCATGTCTGTCTGGTGTTTGAGACAGACGAATCAGGGCCTCAGCTGCACCATGGCTTCTTTGTCTTCTATGAGGCAGTGGGTATGTCAGTTAGAACTGACAGTCAAGACTGAGAAGGTCCTAATTTCATAAAAGCATCTCAGTATTAAGTCAAGCTTCACTGGCAGAGGGAGTATCGGGCGTGATGATTACTTGATCCTTTAAGAATGATCTTTGATCATTTGAATCATTAATAGACTATTTTTCTTGCTTAAGAAAATCAGCAATTGACATgctgtagtgggtaacaacagtCCTCATTATGTCAGCCCTTATATGTGCTAGCTACCAAGCACTAGGTACCTACATAACTTTAGATAGCTACATTTCATATGG
Coding sequences within it:
- the LOC140556248 gene encoding complement C1s subcomponent-like isoform X1: MIFLCVCVLLLPVCFTHPLAGWVSSPGHPEGYEPNSEMNWERCAPAGHTLSLSIIHLDLEDSYQCENDALKVFADNILINTLCGKKSAEQLQASVNPSLRSSPGGCLSLTFQSDYSNTEQHTGFRAFYTVQDVDECWDSDLQCSHFCHNYIGGYSCSCRPGYFLSEDQHTCTVNCTEERFGEGILTPPGSPGPYFENAQCSYTLSVKDGMQLILNFTGVFDVEIRDGQCVDTLTIKTDSATFGPYCGQEAPGSIDTGAQHVEVLFRTDQGGTNQGFSLIYGYRKMVCPGIVTADSVLSPQKSVYLMEDTITVQCVTGYTLDNSIEKTFESTCQSSGKWSPVKNCKPVDCGVPELPDLMTLTEKNPLTTYKHNISLKCESEFYQLFGHENYTCNANGFWESNGEILSAEADLPKCLPVCGMSKEVFSAGRVFGGKKAKLGQIPWQLLIKQPMRGGASLISDRWALTAAHVVDGHETRALTFYGGMIDGLDKNAVAMQTEKIIIHPGYNKVSTDTEQLNYDNDIALVKMSARVPLSHNIRPVCLPEKNVGPAMEGKTGTVSGFGAVSEDRMKSKYLQYAHLEEYLEVPCFSTDLKVTDNMFCAGGDGADACKGDSGGPLVLPVVGIGSPVKPYRLKGIVSWGPAKCGDKEFKGYYTKVQNYLDWIRETVEKN
- the LOC140556248 gene encoding complement C1s subcomponent-like isoform X2, with the protein product MNWERCAPAGHTLSLSIIHLDLEDSYQCENDALKVFADNILINTLCGKKSAEQLQASVNPSLRSSPGGCLSLTFQSDYSNTEQHTGFRAFYTVQDVDECWDSDLQCSHFCHNYIGGYSCSCRPGYFLSEDQHTCTVNCTEERFGEGILTPPGSPGPYFENAQCSYTLSVKDGMQLILNFTGVFDVEIRDGQCVDTLTIKTDSATFGPYCGQEAPGSIDTGAQHVEVLFRTDQGGTNQGFSLIYGYRKMVCPGIVTADSVLSPQKSVYLMEDTITVQCVTGYTLDNSIEKTFESTCQSSGKWSPVKNCKPVDCGVPELPDLMTLTEKNPLTTYKHNISLKCESEFYQLFGHENYTCNANGFWESNGEILSAEADLPKCLPVCGMSKEVFSAGRVFGGKKAKLGQIPWQLLIKQPMRGGASLISDRWALTAAHVVDGHETRALTFYGGMIDGLDKNAVAMQTEKIIIHPGYNKVSTDTEQLNYDNDIALVKMSARVPLSHNIRPVCLPEKNVGPAMEGKTGTVSGFGAVSEDRMKSKYLQYAHLEEYLEVPCFSTDLKVTDNMFCAGGDGADACKGDSGGPLVLPVVGIGSPVKPYRLKGIVSWGPAKCGDKEFKGYYTKVQNYLDWIRETVEKN